TTTCGTCTCGTATTTCTCTCCACACGACTTCGCAGCCGTGCAGTTACACTCGACTACCATCAAGGAGCATCGACCTCGAAGACCTGGACTTTCACTGGTTGGTTTCATGTTTTCATATGCGAACGGAGTGCGCCGCTCTGCGGCGCTTTGGATTGTCACTGTGCCCCCGACAACACGCCTCTCTGCCAATCGATCCACCCAGTTCCGCCGCGCAAAAAAAGCGGTGCAGAGCCCCGCACTCCAAAAACTTGCGCCGTTCCTCAAAACGACGCCACCGTTTCCTGAAGACCTTCTCGCAGCGCGTGTTCGGGAGTAAATCCCAGCACGTCACGCGCCCTGGCGACATCCGCACATGAATGCCGGATGTCTCCCGCGCGGAAATCGCGATGGATCACCTCCTTGACCACTTTGCCCGTCTGCTCCTCAACCAGCGACTTCAACACCGCAAACAACTCAATCAAACTGGTCGCATTGCCCAAGCCCACATTAAAAACTGATCCAAAAGCCCGTTCATCGTCAATCAACGCCGCCAGCAACAATGCCTGTGCCACATCGCGGACGAAACAAAAATCCCGCGTGTTCCCTCCATCCCCGTTGATGAACACCTCACGCCCCGCCTTCATCGCGTCCACCCATTGGGGAATCACCGCCGCATAAGCACCATTGGGATCCTGACGCGGACCAAACACGTTAAAAAACCTCAGTCCCACCACCTTCATGCCATAGCAATTCGACAGCACCTGCGCATCGATCTCGTTCATCCGCTTGCTGGCGGCGTAGGGACTCAAACAACGACCAATGCTCTCCTCCTTTTTGAAATCCAGCGAATCATCGCCATAGACCGCACTGCTGCTCGCATAACTTACCTGGACAACCCCCGCCTCTTTCGCTGCAAGAAACACATTGAGCGTTCCCGTGGCATTGATGTCATGACACAAAGCCGGCTTGTCCAACGACAAAGGCACACTGCCCATGGCCGCGAGATGAATCACCCGCTCCACCCCCGCCATCGCCGACGCCACCTGCTGCCTGTCCCGAATGTCCCCCGAAACCAACTCCGCATCCGATTTCAAATTCGCCTCTTTCCCCGTTGAAAAATCATCAAAAACTCTCACCCGTTGGCCAACATCCAACAACTTTTCCACCACATGTGAACCAATAAAACCGGCTCCTCCGGTAACGAGCCATTGTTGGGGACGAGATACCAATACCTGCTGTTGAATCTGATAGGGGGTCATAACAAACAATCACTGAATCAATAAAGGCTTACCAACAAGCACCCTCATACTGCCACGGAAGGAGCTTTAGCTCATTCCATCCGTTCACATCCACCACATGCTGATCCGCCCTCGCGGCCGAGGCCAGTTCATCCGTGCGCGCGCATCGCTGGGATGCCACAATTACATCGCAACGCGACAACACCTCACGCGGACTCTCGCACATCAGCTCCGTTAAATGCGGCATCCTCCTTTGAATCTCACTCGCATTGGCACCGATCAACCTGGCCAAATTGAGCTGTGGATCATAGATGCTCAACTCGCACCCGTTCGCCAGCAATGCCTCCGCCACCGCCACCATCGGACTGCCACGCAAATCGTCCGTATCCGCCTTGAACGCCAGACCCAACAATCCGATCCGCGTTTTCCCCTTTCCAAGAATCAACTTCACCAATGCCTCCAGATGCGCCCGGTTGGTCGCCAGAGTATGACCAAGCAAAGGCAGTTCCACCCCAATCCCATCCGCAAAAGCATTCAGCGCGCTCACATCCTTCGGCAGGCACGACCCGCCAAAAGGCGTCCCCGGTCGCATGTAATACTTCGAGATGTTCAGCTTCGTGTCCGCACACACCACCTCCATCACGGTCTGCCCGTCCTCACCCAACTGCTTGCAAAGCCGGCCAATTTCATTCGCAAACCCCACCTTCACCGCATGGAAATAATTGCACGCATACTTGATCATCTCCGCCGCCCGCCATCTCAACGCCGCCGGTTTGCCGCCCAGCAATTGTCGGGCCACGCCATCCGCTGGCGCAAGGCCATCAAACGTCCCGATCACCGCCAATGACGGATCACGGAAATCCTGAACCGCCGTCCCCTCACGCAAAAACTCCGGGCAATAATAAATCTTCACGCGCCCGCTCAAGCGCAGTTCCTCAAAAAACTCCGCCACCATCAACCCCGTGCTCCCAGGCAACATCGTGCTGCGAAAAATCAACACATGCTCCTTGCCGCTCGTCTTCAACGCTTCAGCGATCTGCCCGGAGACATGACGCACATAATCCAGATTCAACTCTCCCGAAGGCAATGAAGGCGTCCCCACACAAACAATCGACACCTGCGTCTCCGCCACTGCCGCCACCGCATCGGTCGTCGCCCGCAAAGCCCCATCCCTGACCGCCTTGGCAAGCAATTGATCCAATCCCGGCTCCACTATCGGCGAACGTCCCAGATTGAACGCCTCGATCTTTTCCTTTTGCACATCCACTCCGATCACTTCGTGACCCGCCTCAGCAAGGCACGCCGACGTGACAGCTCCCACATATCCAAGGCCAAAAACACTTACTTTCATGATCCACTACACTCGTCGAAAATTTCTCCACAGCCGTTAAACACTCGCCCTCCATTACGCAACCATAGAATCATACAATCCTGTAGCATTTATTGCGGTTGCCCCATCTCCTTTTCACGCCAAAGCCGCATCTCCCCAATCCTGATCCGCCCTTCATTCTCACCCGGCCGAAAGAAGCACACCAACTGCTCCACCTCATTCAAAACCGCCTCATCATTTTCAGCAAACCTCATCATCAATCGATTTGTCCCTGGCTGCAATTCCACCTCTCCGTTGATGCGCCCACCATTCCTGCCATCAATGCGCAAACCCATCTTCACCGCCGCATCACCCTTCCCCATCCACTCATACTCCGCTTCGATCCCGGCATAGTCAGACCAGTCCCCACCAAATCCCGGTCGGCGCAAACTCGACCACTTTCCTGCAACCAACTCCAGCACCAAATCATCGCCATCTCCCCGAACCACCCCATCCACCTCGCGCTGCCACAGACCCACCGGCCCCTGCCCACCCTGCGAACCTATCACCGGCAATAACTCCCGTTGAGCCGTCTCCAATTGAACCCGCTCCACCAATGGCCACCAGGCCGGAACCGAGGTCATCAGCGCCAAAGGCAACACCCAGCCGCCCCAACTTCGCCTCGCATAAGTCAACGCTCCGCCCAACGCCCCCAATCCATTGACGAACACATCGTGACCATCAAAGGTTCTCCCCGTAAACAACTGCAACATCTCCGCCCCCGCCCCTGCCACCGCCACCAGCAACACCGCCTCCATCAGACTTCCCCAACTCACCTTTCGGCGCTGCCAGCTTAACCAGCCCAGCGCCACTCCCGCCGCCACCGGCCAGTGCAACACATTCAACCACAAAGCCTTCCCCCCTTCACGCCAGTCTCCAGGCAAAGGCATCACGCACAATCCCAACACCACCGCCCCCAACGCCAGCCACAGCCACGACACAACTCGCCGACCCCTGAGTCCTGAATTGCCAGTCGGTCTATGCTTCGAAGAATCTCCCATGGGATGATGCCAACCTACCCCCCCACCCTCCAAGCGCAACCCATCCCTCGCAAAGCATTCTCCCCTCGCGATCAACCCCGCGCAAACCCTCCCTTCCCAACGTTTTCTTAATGGTTCCCATGAAAAAACTCCACGCCCCTCATCTTCTCCGTTCCGAATGCTACATCGACGGCTCATGGCAGCAGTCCGACTCAGGCTCGACCATCGCCGTCACCAATCCCTCTACCCAATCGCTCATCGGTCATGTTCCCTCCATGGAAAAAGCCGAAGCCAACCGCGCCATCGAAGCCGCCTACCGCGCCCTCCCATCCTGGCGCGACACTCCGGCTCAAGATCGCGCCACCATCCTGCGCCGCTGGTTCAACCTCATCATCGGGCACCAGGATGATCTCGCCAGCATCATGACCGCCGAACAAGGCAAACCCCTCGCTGAATCCAAGACCGAAATCACCTACGCCGCCTCCTTCATCGAATGGTTCGCCGAACAGGCCAAACGCACCTACGGCGACACCATCCCCTCCAAAAGCAAAGGCAGCCGACTCATCACCATCAAACAACCCGTCGGTGTCTGCGCCGCCATCACCCCGTGGAACTTCCCCGCTGCCATGATCACCCGCAAAGCCGGTGCCGCCCTCGCCGCCGGATGCACCATGGTCGTCAAACCCGCCAGCCAAACTCCGCTCTCCGCGCTCGCTCTTGCCGTGCTCGCCGAAGAGGCTGGTGTTCCCGACGGCGTCCTCTCCGTCATCACCGGCGACTCTTCTGAGATCGGCAAAGCCTTCACCTCCAGCCAACTCGTCCGAAAACTCACCTTCACCGGCTCCACCAAAACCGGCGCCGCCCTCATGCGCGACTGTGCCAACACCATAAAAAAAGTTTCGCTCGAACTCGGCGGCAACGCCCCCTTTATTGTTTTTGATGATGCCGACCTCGAAGCCGCTGCCGAGGGCGTCATCCAATCAAAATTCCGCAACACCGGCCAGACCTGCGTGTGCGCCAACCGCATCTTCATCCACGACACCATCTACGAAAAATTCACCCACCTACTCGCCGCCAAAATCGCTGAACTGAAAGTCGGCGACGGCTTCGAACCCGACATCACCCAAGGCCCCCTCATCAACATCGAGGCTGTAGAAAAAGTCGAATCCCTCCTCGCCGACGCTACTTCCAAAGGAGCCACGATTGCCGTCGGCGGCCGTCGCCATGCCAAAGGCGGCACCTTCTTCGAACCCACCCTGCTCACCGAAGCCACCTCCGACATGCAACTCGCGCAGGACGAAATCTTCGGCCCCGTCGCCCCCCTCTTCCGTTTTCAAAACGAAGCCGAAGTCATCGCCATGGCCAACGACACCGAATACGGCCTTGCCGCCTATTTCTACAGTCGCGACATCGGCCGCATCTGGCGCACCGCCGAAGCCCTCGAATGCGGCATGGTCGGCATCAACACCGGCATCATCTCCACCGAAACCGCCCCCTTTGGCGGCATCAAACAATCCGGCATTGGTCGCGAAGGTTCACACGAAGGCATCGAAGAATATTTAGAAAGCAAATACCTCAACCTCTCCGGCCTGTAACTCTCAACCGTAACAGACGACTTAAGTCGCTCCATACCAAGCGAAATTGTTTGGCAAATCTCCGCCCCATCTTCAACCCGATCCAATCCGTAATGCTAACAAGCCATTTTATAGGTTCGGATTGCTATGGAAGCCGATTCCTTCAAACATTACGTTGCTCCACTTTTCCTTCTCGGCCATTTGACGAATTCGGTCGCTCACAAAAAGCTTGGTCGTGCCACAAACCATCGTTCGCGGATGCTCTGAAACAAGGTCACGTCCGCTCCAGGTATCCTTGCGATAAATAAACGGTCTTGGTGGCCATGGCTTGGGATATGGCCGGAGGATCGGTTTCCCGTCAACATTGATGGGAACGTTCATGGCTCTCCAGTCCGGAACCAATTCTGGCGGCGCCTCTAACACAAAATAACGAGGTGCGTCGGCAAGCTTGGCCCTGCAGCCCGCAATGCTCTCAATCGGAAATTCGGTAATATCGAGAATCTCAACACCTTCTCTCTCCAGCGCCGAAATGACTCGCTCACTAACAAACTGGCTCACATAGCCCCCTCCATTCATCAAAAAGTCGGGCCACTTACTCCCAAAGTCTCCAATATGTATCCCCGGCTTGAAGCCACTGATTCGAGTGAATTCTTCATGCCTTTCCCGCGCGATCTCGGGGATAAATGTCTTTCGGTCGGGTAACGGCGTGTAACCACTCGCGTATGCAAAGCGCCTGCCGTCCGTTTCAGCGGACATGCGAAACAGATTGGGAAGATTGCAAGTCATCATGTTACCCCATAGCACGCCAATCCATGGTTATGAAGGTTAACATTGTCCTGTCCCATCCACATTTGAAGACATTTCTAATGCGGCCTCGTCCAGCTTCCCACAATAAAAACGGATTTGGCATCACGATTTCAAGCACCCAGCGAGAGCCTTTGCGCACCCTCCACAAACTCTTTCCCACCCCTCGTAAACTCTCTCGCTGGTCCGTCGCTTCTCACCCCACCTCAGCAAGCCGCCCCACCGGCATCATCCACGCCGTAATACTTCTCGCCGATCACAATCTTTGGCCGGCCATTCTTCACCCGCCATTGATTGCTGTCGCGCAGGGAGAAAATGCACCCGCAATACTCCTGCATGTAAAACTGCTCGCGTTTGGAAATCTCCAACATCCTCGCCGCGCCGCCGCCTTTGCGCCAGTTGAAGGTCCAGTAGCTGACCCCCTCATACTTCGCCGCCGCCCGCTCCCCGCAGCCATTGATCTGCGCCATGTTTTTCCAACGCGAAATTCCCAGGCAACTGGTGATCACCGGAAACCCATGCTCATGCGCATACAACGCCGTGCGCTCAAACCGCATGTCAAAACACATCGTGCAACGCGCCCCCTTCTCCGGCTCCCACTCCATCCCTTTGGCCCGCTTGAACCAGTTGTCGGAATCATAATCCGCATCCACAAACTCGATCCCGTGCTTCTCGGCAAAGCGGATATTCTCCTGTTTGCGTAAATCATACTCCTGCCGCGGATGGATGTTCGGATTGTAAAAATAGATCGTCATCTCCACCCCGGATGCATGGATCGCCTCCATCACCTCCCCCGAACACGGCGCACAACAGGAATGCAGCAGCACCTTTTTCGCCCCATTGGGAGGGGTCAAAACTGGGCGCTCAATTTGAGTCGTGACTGGGGCCGCATCGGACATTCCCCATCCATACCTCCAATCTCCCTCCGAATCAAGCCTCCACCACAGTTGCCAAACCTGCCCATCTGCCTTTCAATCATCCCATTCCCTGCGATGCGCTCCACGCTCCCCTTTCTCCTTTTTGCCCTTTTCCTGTCGACCGCCTGTCAGTCGACCACGGAAAAAGCCGACCGCCCATCCCATCGACAGCAGGCCGCACTCGCCCAGTGGCTCAAACGCGCCGCTCATGCCGATCGCCGCAACGACGACGAAGCCCTCCGACGCGCCACCGCCAAAGTCGCCGAACTGTGGCGCGAAAATCCCTCCGCCCCCACCGGCAGCTTCAAGCTTGAAGTCGACTCCGGCCCGCACAAAACCGCCCATCCCTATTATTTCCAACACTATCGACCCGCCGACACCAGCAGCGTCAGCGGCATGAACACCCGTTACACCCGCGACGGCATTGGAACGCCACTCATAGGAATTCGCACCTTCGCCGAGGACGACCCTCTGGCCCAATACCATCCCGAAGAAGGCATCGAACGCGCCGTCACCGCCGTCCTCGATTTCCCCCAACCCCATCAGGCCAAACTCACCTTCTACGATCCAGGAAAAACTCTGAAAGTTTCAGGCCAGCCGCTCGCCGCCGACTTCACTGCCCCCCTCAGCAATGCTCTTGGCGATCCCGGTCGCATGCGTCGACTTGGCCTCATCGGCCTCCTTCGTTCCGACAACCCCAACCTCAAAGCCGGCTTCCTTCTCACTCAACCCTACGATCCCCAGAAAACCCCGCTCATCCTCGTCCACGGCCTCCTCTCCAACCAGAGCGCCTGGCGCAACGTCGCCAACGACCTCATCGCCGACCCAAAAATCCGCGCCCGATATCAGATCTGGTTCTACCACTACCCCACCGGCAACCCCGTCCTCCTCTCAGCCGAAGTTTTCCGTCGCAACCTCAATCAGCTCCGCCGCGACCTCAACCCCAGTCAGCATGATCCCGCCATGCGCCACAGCGTGGTCATTGCCCACAGCATGGGCGGACTGCTCAGCAAAACGCTCATCACCACCACCGACGACAAACTCTGGAAACGCGCCTTCACCATCAGCACCGAAGAGCTGCGTCTCGATGCCAAAAACCGCCAATTGCTCGTCGACAGCTTCCAGTGGAAAGCCCGGCCCGACGTCAAACGCATCATCTATGTCGCCGTTCCCCATCGCGGCAGCACCCTCGCCACCAGCTTCCCTGCCCGGCTCATCCAACGGCTCATCCGCCTTCCCGAAACCCTCCTCAGCGTTACCGCTGACCTCATCGCATTGGATGCCGATGCCCTCACTGAAGAAGCCCTTCAAACCGTCGAAAGCCTGAGCCTCAGCAGCATCCACAACCTCT
The Phragmitibacter flavus genome window above contains:
- a CDS encoding NAD-dependent succinate-semialdehyde dehydrogenase: MKKLHAPHLLRSECYIDGSWQQSDSGSTIAVTNPSTQSLIGHVPSMEKAEANRAIEAAYRALPSWRDTPAQDRATILRRWFNLIIGHQDDLASIMTAEQGKPLAESKTEITYAASFIEWFAEQAKRTYGDTIPSKSKGSRLITIKQPVGVCAAITPWNFPAAMITRKAGAALAAGCTMVVKPASQTPLSALALAVLAEEAGVPDGVLSVITGDSSEIGKAFTSSQLVRKLTFTGSTKTGAALMRDCANTIKKVSLELGGNAPFIVFDDADLEAAAEGVIQSKFRNTGQTCVCANRIFIHDTIYEKFTHLLAAKIAELKVGDGFEPDITQGPLINIEAVEKVESLLADATSKGATIAVGGRRHAKGGTFFEPTLLTEATSDMQLAQDEIFGPVAPLFRFQNEAEVIAMANDTEYGLAAYFYSRDIGRIWRTAEALECGMVGINTGIISTETAPFGGIKQSGIGREGSHEGIEEYLESKYLNLSGL
- a CDS encoding NAD-dependent epimerase/dehydratase family protein, which gives rise to MTPYQIQQQVLVSRPQQWLVTGGAGFIGSHVVEKLLDVGQRVRVFDDFSTGKEANLKSDAELVSGDIRDRQQVASAMAGVERVIHLAAMGSVPLSLDKPALCHDINATGTLNVFLAAKEAGVVQVSYASSSAVYGDDSLDFKKEESIGRCLSPYAASKRMNEIDAQVLSNCYGMKVVGLRFFNVFGPRQDPNGAYAAVIPQWVDAMKAGREVFINGDGGNTRDFCFVRDVAQALLLAALIDDERAFGSVFNVGLGNATSLIELFAVLKSLVEEQTGKVVKEVIHRDFRAGDIRHSCADVARARDVLGFTPEHALREGLQETVASF
- a CDS encoding esterase/lipase family protein, with protein sequence MRSTLPFLLFALFLSTACQSTTEKADRPSHRQQAALAQWLKRAAHADRRNDDEALRRATAKVAELWRENPSAPTGSFKLEVDSGPHKTAHPYYFQHYRPADTSSVSGMNTRYTRDGIGTPLIGIRTFAEDDPLAQYHPEEGIERAVTAVLDFPQPHQAKLTFYDPGKTLKVSGQPLAADFTAPLSNALGDPGRMRRLGLIGLLRSDNPNLKAGFLLTQPYDPQKTPLILVHGLLSNQSAWRNVANDLIADPKIRARYQIWFYHYPTGNPVLLSAEVFRRNLNQLRRDLNPSQHDPAMRHSVVIAHSMGGLLSKTLITTTDDKLWKRAFTISTEELRLDAKNRQLLVDSFQWKARPDVKRIIYVAVPHRGSTLATSFPARLIQRLIRLPETLLSVTADLIALDADALTEEALQTVESLSLSSIHNLSPNDPLLHSLNELETAPWVRRHSIIGNRGRKGPLEKSSDGVVPYTSSHLEGVDSEVIVPGDHGAYKTPEALAEIMRILQLP
- a CDS encoding VanZ family protein, which codes for MSWLWLALGAVVLGLCVMPLPGDWREGGKALWLNVLHWPVAAGVALGWLSWQRRKVSWGSLMEAVLLVAVAGAGAEMLQLFTGRTFDGHDVFVNGLGALGGALTYARRSWGGWVLPLALMTSVPAWWPLVERVQLETAQRELLPVIGSQGGQGPVGLWQREVDGVVRGDGDDLVLELVAGKWSSLRRPGFGGDWSDYAGIEAEYEWMGKGDAAVKMGLRIDGRNGGRINGEVELQPGTNRLMMRFAENDEAVLNEVEQLVCFFRPGENEGRIRIGEMRLWREKEMGQPQ
- a CDS encoding nucleotide sugar dehydrogenase, producing the protein MKVSVFGLGYVGAVTSACLAEAGHEVIGVDVQKEKIEAFNLGRSPIVEPGLDQLLAKAVRDGALRATTDAVAAVAETQVSIVCVGTPSLPSGELNLDYVRHVSGQIAEALKTSGKEHVLIFRSTMLPGSTGLMVAEFFEELRLSGRVKIYYCPEFLREGTAVQDFRDPSLAVIGTFDGLAPADGVARQLLGGKPAALRWRAAEMIKYACNYFHAVKVGFANEIGRLCKQLGEDGQTVMEVVCADTKLNISKYYMRPGTPFGGSCLPKDVSALNAFADGIGVELPLLGHTLATNRAHLEALVKLILGKGKTRIGLLGLAFKADTDDLRGSPMVAVAEALLANGCELSIYDPQLNLARLIGANASEIQRRMPHLTELMCESPREVLSRCDVIVASQRCARTDELASAARADQHVVDVNGWNELKLLPWQYEGACW
- a CDS encoding epoxyqueuosine reductase QueH; the encoded protein is MSDAAPVTTQIERPVLTPPNGAKKVLLHSCCAPCSGEVMEAIHASGVEMTIYFYNPNIHPRQEYDLRKQENIRFAEKHGIEFVDADYDSDNWFKRAKGMEWEPEKGARCTMCFDMRFERTALYAHEHGFPVITSCLGISRWKNMAQINGCGERAAAKYEGVSYWTFNWRKGGGAARMLEISKREQFYMQEYCGCIFSLRDSNQWRVKNGRPKIVIGEKYYGVDDAGGAAC